CTTGTTGCTAGGAAACAGAAACTGGTGTTTtaggggtctagatgttggtgttacACGTGCAAAGCTGCTTCCATGTTGTCATCAGGCTGAAATTTAACAACAGATGAGGCTAATGTTGCCTTAAAACCCAAAtgaagttgtttgttttgtccaacCATTGATCTATTGATCTATAGAGTTGTATTGAGTCTAAAAACCTTCCTTTTCCAGACTTCTACTCGTGTTGCGTCCACTTTGTGCTTGACGTCTTCACAgcaaacataaatataaatgtgtaaatgtgtcgGGCTGCTGTCACTGAACCCAGCCAGCCGACCGCTCATTAACTGTTAATGACTTGGGAGGACAACGTCCCGGTGATCTGGCGGCAGCAGCTGGCGCTCGGCTCGTGTTCTCCGGTGTTGATATGGCGACGGAGGTGAGACGAAATGAAGGATCACAGGACCGACGACAAATCAGTCGGCAGTAAAGAGTCTCCAAAAGAGTTGgtgtttctctctgcaggaTGTTTGAAAAGTTAAATTACCTCATAAACGTTGGGAAATGTGTTTATGTTGATATTTATGTGAGCCTGTGTTTGTACTTTCACTTCAACGCAGCTGTTTTTTTATCTTATAGATGTTTAAATGGAAACTTTGGTCTCCTGACATGTTGGGTTTTGCTCAAAAGAGCCTTTTTGGAGTTTTAATTACTATTTGTTGTGTTGGTTGGAAAacaatggtaaaaaaaaaaaaaaaagtccatcgTTATGAACTTGAACTTCAGGTGACATCTTTAAATATGTTGATCTGTCTGAACAGCCATCCAAAAGCCAAAGATCTTCAATTTATTATCCATGTTTTGTCGTTCTTGTCAGGAAATTATCTCTTTTAAAATCTGCCAAATCTGAGAAAAACTCCCCCTTGACCTCCCCAGACTCAGCTGACTCTTCACctccagtaactttatttaatgatcaaagttctaccttcatactgtgaatatttccagagttccagctccttgaagtccatagaggtgggtccagatttatcactttttaatggactttttgcatcatttctgagcctcagaacgtcatcagtccagcagatagaaccatggcatttaggaggagaaacacatctgagttctgggaaaaactgacaccagatcagtttaaatccatccaggtgtcacaatctaaagAGTAAATctggtttttgttcatttttacaaCTGTGCTCATCTAAAAGACAGGATTCCTGTCTttgcatttgtgaaattttagacCAAACCTTATAATAAACCATTTGGTTGATGACAATAATTAATAAGCAATGGtctttgaaaatgaaagaaaatgaaacatttccaaTCAAAGGTAGTTTTGTGTCCCCCTAAAGGTTCTTTAAGTGTTTACATATGGATGGATCAATATTTCCtactaaaaatacagactttggttgatatttcaccaacttttgaggctctaacatcagtagaatttcaTGTATGGCAAGAATTacaagacaaggttccagtttttagatattGTGACTTAAAATTTCTCCAACATcactaaaaatgtgtccaaaaattacctaaatttgtcagaaatcactaaaaaaattgtccaaaatgacgaCAATAATTGAATATGGACCCTTGAAAACTGAAGAAAGTGCAAAATTTCCAATCTAAGGCGGtttagtgtctccataaagttcctgtacaGTCTCtatatatggatggatccattattatgaataaaaatacagctttggtcaacatttccccaacttttgaggctctaacatcagaaGAATTCAATGTGTGGTAAGTTTGACAAGTCAAGGTTtcagtttttagatattttgacttgaaatttgtgcatgatttaaaaaaataacaattatgaTTAAATACTGAGcttttggtcgacatttcaccaacatcTGAGGCTCTAACGTCACTAAAATTTGATGTGtgttatgtctgaattcttgatTGTCTTGTATGTTGCTTTGGAcgaaagcgtctgctaaatgaaattgtagaattgtagaatgtGTGGCAAAAATACAAGACAAGcttccagtttttagatattttgactAAATATTCATGAGAAATCACTGGTAGGAAACAGACtctggtgttcatagaggtctagatgttggtgtttgatgttcaaatatattttaaaaactttatgaTGAACTGTTTTGTTGGGTAATTTAACACCAAATGCAGCAGCTAGTTTGCCAGACTGAGCCCAGATTATGCTGCATTGGAGGTGATGAAGGTGAATTTTCTGATAATTTGGTTCAGGATGCAGATGTGAGCAGCAGCTGGACGAAAACATCTGGTTTggttttaaattcagttttgagtttttgcacaagaaaagaagaagaaacgttgtgaaatgacacaaaagcaaCTTCTTCCTATTTCATGCAAACCAGGAGGAACTGTTCCACTTCTGCTGACCCAACTTCATACCCCCGGCAACCCCAGGTAACCCCGGTTCCCCCCGGTCCTCCGGTTCTCGTTGTCCCGGTGCTGCTTACCTCCCAGCGGCCGTAGGTGAGGAGGAACAGGGAGAAGGGGATGGCGGTCCCGGACATGGCGTGTGTGGACGGCATGCTGTACTCGGAGTTGTAGAACATCTCCACCTTGACCACCGGCGGGGAGGCGGGCCGGGACCAGCCGACCACGTCCTTGGTGCACTGGCCCAGATACATGACCCAGACCCAGACCATGATGAGCCGCCGGCTGACGAACACGTCCACGTTCCACATGATGAAGGGGAAGAAGGTGATGTAGAAGGACTCGTTGCCCAGCTCGGTCCCCAGCGTGAACATGTAGTACAGGAACCGGTTCTGGATCAGGAACTCCTGCCCGGCGTCGCCCGTCAGAGAGTTCTTGCGGAGCGGCTTCACTTTCACCGGGGCTTCGCTGCCGTTCTCCCCGCGGAGCTCCGGAGCTCCTCCGGCCGCCCCGTTCTGCGGAGGACTTTCGCTGCTTCCCTTGAGGTTTAAATCCGCGGTTCTCCTCCGGATCTCAGTCTTCTTCTTCCCCTCTCCGGCTCCGATAACGGCCGAGTTCTCTCCGTCACTTTCCCCGCCGCTGTGATGCTGAAGAGCCCCGTTGTTGAGCGGCGAAGTCCGGTCCGCTGGTTTGCCCGCGCCGCTCCGTGAAAACGTCCCCCGGACCCCGCAGAAGTGCTGGAAGCGGGCCACCAGGTGCGGGTCCTGGAGGTATCGGAGCCGCTCCCTGAGTTTCTCCATGTCTGGCCGGGTTCGGACTCCCACGCAGCAGACGGCAGGATCACGGACTCCGCTACTTTCTGTGCCAGAGCACCGATGCTAGCTGAgcggctaacgttagctagccGAGCCGCGCATCCCGGCGGAGGTCAGAAGTGAAGCCCGGACCGTtagaaaagtaaaaacaagTTCAAACGGCGACTTAAGCCgtttaaacaacattaaaacccgTTTCCGGTCGGACTTTAACGGACATTAACCGAACCGGGGCCGCGCTTCCACTGAGTCCAGACGTTGCGTTTAGGGTCCCGCTTTCTGCAACTGACAGGTCCGCGGAGCCGCCGGGAGCGCGCCTCGGCTGCTGCTTTCAGTGGCAGTCGGAAAATCAACCAATTTCTTCCAAAACCGACAAAAATGTTGACAataaacatatatttttatgtattataAATTATGTGTTTATGTCTGTATATTTCAATATTTAATAAACGACTTACAATtacataaattatatatatatattttgaaaGAATTAAGTATAAAAGTAATTCTGAGGGTACATGTGATATATTTAAaagtatatttacatttatatttagtttgtattttttaaatgacaaaatagctgattttaaaagaagacatttataaacaactacatttatttatttatgtacaaGCATATTTAATAATCTTTTAAAATTGATGTTTCCAATTATATTTAGTTTACATAAAAAGGTCATAatatagtttattttaaaaggaaaatgtttttaaattgatAAAATAATTGACAAAATATAGAAATCTATTTCTCTATAAAatcatattatttattaatttcttatgttttaaaacaaactaaatatcaaattaaatttgcatgatataaataaatgttttcatttgtattttgtttattaaaaatccttatttagttgatttaaaatagatattttaaaggaaaatatatttgtttttacattgatgtaaaatatagatttataatgctgattttaattttaatgacaattatttatttcatcataaTTTGAGTCACTAATAGTTTTAATAATCCAGGAGAGGAGATGCGGgtgctgctgaggagaaaaaaattacCCATAAAGTcccataaataacaaaataaaagctcaaatATCTAGAAATGAATCATGTTAACtgaatgttttgatttttagctcaagttaaatactgaaaaaataaattctaatcCAATAAATTGTCAATTTGCTTTGGTAAATCTTTGAAATTTGATTACATAACTGTGAAATTGTCATTTCCATGCCCTATAGCACATCAATAAAAATTTCAAGAGAGATTCTGCATGAAATTCTAATTTTAACCCTAATTTACGTTGAATAACTTTAAAGTATGAATTTGTcttttaaagcacattttattataaaatataaaatttggTTGAaaactgggggggggggggggggggcggggcgGACTTTgaagttaaaaatgaaagacaCTTAAAGAGGATGCTGTCAGATTTGAGAGTCTGAAGTCAGAGTTTGGTTGAAGTACTTGAAAGCAACAGGGCCCGCACGCACAGTCGATGGACTTAAGACGTCATGACGCAATGTGACCGCGCTTTTTCTGcaaggatagatagatagatagatagatagatagatagatagatagatagatagatagatagatagatagatagatagattattGATTAGACATTAAACTGTGTCACTTTACAGACTTTATTCAATAATCAATCACTTGAAAAAAGTTTATCggccctttttttaaaatagtttatcttaaatatttagtatttgttttcatcaaaatataaattctTGATTTAAAATATCAAGATTCTCTTTAATAGTTGCCTTTAGTTTGTGGTTTTTCCATCGTTGTGATTGTtatcaacattttcaaacattttcctggacaaagactgaaaaacaatgaaaacacagaaacagacacagagaAGATGACGAatcataaaatatgaaatgttttcatttaaaggCGTCTGCGTCCTGAAATTCAGCTTTAAAACCTCCGTGagtcacattttaaagtttttcttttctagaaaacatagaaaaacaaaccagagaGATGAAAACTTTCAGCATTAAAAGTAATAATTCAACATTTAATCTGCATTTAGAAAGGACCAGATGGAACAACGGTGACTATTAATGAAAGTAATTTATATTATTACAACAATAAACTCAAGCTGTAATTGGTTTAAAACTGACTTAAAGTTGAAGAATTTTCATTAAATTGGTGTGATAACTTCATTTTTATCCACCTTGACTTCAGGATTTTaagtttcctcctttttttgaACGCATTTAGACAATTTCAGACGTTTAAGACGAATAAATTCTGATTATTTTGATCGTTGGTTGAACATAGATGGATGTAGACGGCTTTAAAGAGTTTAGAAgttctttttttatctttaataatcAGAATTAACCCTGAAATAAACTTCATCAGCTCCTCGCGTTAATAAACATTTAagcactgatcagccacaacattaaaccaCCTGGTTCAGAAACATGGACCTCTATGGGGTCCTGGGACATCAAGACTGGATCCCTTTGGTCCACTGGGTTCCTGGATGGGGTCTCTATGGATACCAGTTCAGGTGCAAAAATCTGATCTAGTCCACGTTTAACTCATCTAAACATCGAGGTTTTTGATCTGGACCTGATTCCAGATTCAACCAGCCTAACCTCACCGGGTGcagatctggacctggtctaaagtGGTCCAGGtccaacaaaaaacactgaaaaactccatgtttttacattctaacacatcaaaaatgatgttttaaagagTATGACAATCTAGTCCACATTCGACCCACCGAGAGTGACCGAGTTtttgatctggacctggtctaaagtGGTCCAGATGCAAAAATCCCCTGTAGAATCtccatttttttgcattttcacagatAGAACAACGGTTTTATGAAACAGAACCTTTAGATTAAATCATCTTCAGCCTGTTTGCTGTCAGTGGTTCTAACGTTGGTTCTAATGTTGGTTCTAACGTTGGTTCTAACGTTGGTTCTAATGTTGGttctaatgttgtggctgatggtGGATCTGATGGTGGTTCTAATGTTGGTTCTACTGTGGGTTCTAATGTTGGttctaatgttgtggctgatggtGGATCTAATGTTGGTTCTACTGTTGATTCTAACGTTGGTTCTACTGCGGGTTCTAATGTTGGTTCTCAGGTTGTGGCTGATGGTGGATCTGCGGTTCTTCCTCTCTGAGCTGCAGATTAAATGCATTTTGCTCCTGAACACtgagtttctgttttcattcgTTTGACCAGCAGAGGTCAGCAACGAGCTGcaggacaaagacagaaagaaaaccgTCCTGGAGATCTTCACAGCAGGAAAAAGTCCAGAGAAAGTTCTGGAGAACGAGTGAGAAcccagagagcagcagcagaacagaagCAGAACGTTCTCCAGACGTCTGTAGATCCCTGAATGAGCTCCcagagcaacaacaacacaacagcagaaCTCAGACAGAACCGAGCCTCGGTCCGCCTCCTGCACGGTTCCACGTGGACCCGCTGGTCCCgagcagaaccagaacctccGATGGTGGAGGGAAACCAGGAGGGAAGCAGCTCCTGAGTGGACCTCTGAGAAAGCGTCGAGGAACCGAGGCTCAGCCGTGATCGTCCAGGTGGTACAGCAGCAGCGGGCGGTCCTGGTACTGGTGGTACTGGTGGTACTGGTGGTACTGGTAGCAGGGAACCAGCCGGTACCGCTGCAGATCCTCCAGACCGAAGGCCGGAGAGCAGCAGTCCGTCACCAGAACCTTGACCCGCTTCCTGTCCGGGTTCATGGTCCTCCTCtggccttcctcctcctcctcctcttcatcgtCGGCCTCCAGCTCCTCTTCCTCGTGGTGGATCTTCCTCAGCAGGTTGTTGATGAGGACCGAGCGGCGCAGGTAAACCTCCGGATCCTCCAGAAACCTCAACTTCTCCAGTGACAGCTTCAGGATGCAGCTCCGGTCCTCTTGGAGGATCAGGTGCTGGAAGAGAAGTCatcattgttgttattattattattattattgtgactttctatttttcaatccttatgtacatcatttttctttatttttgaaaaaggcaaataattgtaaattattgaaatttttttgataaatgaaataaaaaaatctagttAAAAATATGATTTCATAGCTTATATTATAAAAGTAAATAAGTGCAGATTTTTGATGcgattatttatttgttttttgtttgtctgttagatTTTTTGTTTAGTATTAACACATGAATTCATATTCTTTTCTGTTCTTGTGATATGTGAactgtaatttaccaaaacagagaaatattaaacagtaattcttttttttaaatattgcagacaaaaactgttcaaaaaagaaagaaatgaagaagacagaaaagaaggagatggagaagaaaaacaaaaagaagagaaatgagaaaagaagaaagaaaagaacaaaagaggaagaagggaaaaggagaaagaaaagaaaatgaaaaagaaaagaggaagaaaaagaagaagaaaaaagatgaagaagaagaacagaagaagaagggtagttttttgtactttttgtagATATCCCGGTATTCCTCCCTGCAGATCCTCCTCTTCCGCATATTTTCTCTTGAAATAAGCAACTTTCGACGTCGttgattgtttattttctgctggaatcagaaaaaaacacaaatattcaagAACTCTGAATATTTAGAGCAGATAAACGAATCAaatcttcttattttttttactccgttaaatgtttaaattcatGTTTTGTCCTGAAATCCTCCAGCTGAAGGGTTTATTCCTGGTGGCCACTAGAGGGCCTCCTATCATCTCTGATCAACACAGACTGTTTCcaggaaaatgtgtaaaaagagaaactgaaatcaaataaatgtgaataaaagaGCAGCTCTGAGTTTCTACCTGCTGATGACGATAAACCGTCGACGTTCAGAGACTCTGATGGAGTTTAGATCAGAACattaaaacctgcagagaaagAACAAGAcgaagaaacaaaataaaacaacattccactatctgcttttattttattttagtttttttcaaattaacgGAAATAAAAGtggcaaaaatgcaaataaaaaaactgcattgaaaagaataaaaaagaacaatgagagAAGAAATATTATATatgaaatataaagggaaaatGATGAGAAGAATAAAGTGGTTAAaggaaattaaaattaaatttaccataaagaaagcaaataatttttttcatatttaatatttattttttaaaatttcctaaaattttgtaaaaaaaaaatgctgaatttctaaataaatggagatttttttaaaaaaatctaaaaaaaaattctaaaaaataaaactaattagttaaaaatatacaaatgtaaattaaagagaatataaatttaaataaattgaaTATCAATAAGTAAAtgtgagaaaagaagaaaagaaaaaaatattgaaaaatgttaATTATATAATAGGAATGAgcaaatgcaaaattaaaaagagtaaaaaaaattaaatggaacattaaaaaaatctagaaaatctcaaaaaatatttaaaaaatcttgaaaaatgtaaaaataaataaataaataaagcaaaacaagaaacagcaaatttaaaattataggcaaaaaagtcaaataaactgaattttaaaaagcaaagttgagaaaacaatttatattttcaaatattCAATAATGAATAACAAAGGGGAAAATCATTGTGAAtgaaaggtgagaaaagaaataaagtaaACAACATAAAGGAGgggaaataaaattttaaaaataataaattaattaatcaaatttgTTAAATGGGatcaaaaaattatatatatatatatatatatatatatatatatatataaagaaatggaaatgaataaaataaaatacaataaatgaacgtttttttgtctattgCTATTAATTAtggtgtttctgtgtctctcaTTCTAATAAAAGCTCAGATTTTCCGGCTTAAAGTCTGAATCTGATCTCCACCAAACGTCCTGATCTGATCCttaatgtttgtttctgttcaaacagcagaaacagaaccaTGAGTGGGAAGAAGTCTGAGTGACTCACAtccaaaaaagaagaagaaaaaggaatccaaacacaaagaagaagaaaaagaagaagaagaagaagaagaaggagttAAACATccaaataaagaagcagaaggagTTAAAGGAGCTGTTCAGCTTTAGTTTCACTTTAATTCATCtataaacagtcagaaaacattaaatatgtttaaacGAGGCTCCAGAACTGAAGATTGTTCTCTCGCTTCATGAAAAACTGAATTCTATCCTGATTAAAGTGAGCTCTTATT
This is a stretch of genomic DNA from Acanthochromis polyacanthus isolate Apoly-LR-REF ecotype Palm Island chromosome 1, KAUST_Apoly_ChrSc, whole genome shotgun sequence. It encodes these proteins:
- the sgpp1b gene encoding sphingosine-1-phosphate phosphatase 1 — translated: MEKLRERLRYLQDPHLVARFQHFCGVRGTFSRSGAGKPADRTSPLNNGALQHHSGGESDGENSAVIGAGEGKKKTEIRRRTADLNLKGSSESPPQNGAAGGAPELRGENGSEAPVKVKPLRKNSLTGDAGQEFLIQNRFLYYMFTLGTELGNESFYITFFPFIMWNVDVFVSRRLIMVWVWVMYLGQCTKDVVGWSRPASPPVVKVEMFYNSEYSMPSTHAMSGTAIPFSLFLLTYGRWEYPSSLGFCLALSWCLLVCSSRIYLGMHSVLDVIAGVLYSVLILVFFLPALDLIDDFNLNCRFAPLVIISLHLGLGLFSFTLDTWSTSRGDTAQILGTGAGVALASHVNQRLGLLPDPTPDRLPLSFPSLGTGLVAAAVMRLVVGVLVLVATRALMKAVTIPLVCRVFGIPSDDVRKARQHMEVELPYRYIVYGTVGFNVLFLVPLLFSRLQLS
- the LOC110949703 gene encoding uncharacterized protein LOC110949703, which gives rise to MKLSFPDEPVDPEQSWSGPCMPSTAAPRKHFLYRVLSLPIKARRSLPWSRLFAICFLGPRLLYELFGLKSGFENKTVNASQRVDVQISSNRKHLPPPGPIRGREPEPPVAADLGASQSVCPTEPSRAEPSWRTLERSTGSRTHWDSTGIYRHTSPESLNVDGLSSSAENKQSTTSKVAYFKRKYAEEEDLQGGIPGYLQKHLILQEDRSCILKLSLEKLRFLEDPEVYLRRSVLINNLLRKIHHEEEELEADDEEEEEEEGQRRTMNPDRKRVKVLVTDCCSPAFGLEDLQRYRLVPCYQYHQYHQYHQYQDRPLLLYHLDDHG